CTCGCGGCGATCAGGTCCTTGAGAACCTCGTGCTGGGGGTAGACGGTGACGCGCTTGCCGCCGGTCAGGTCCTCGAAGTCGAGGTGGTGGCTTCCGCCGCCGAAGCGCAGGGTGATACCCCGGTGGAAGTGCGCCTCCTGCCCCATCCGCCCGCCGAGGCCCAGCTCGTTCATCAGGTCCACGGTCCACTGCTCCAGCACGCCCGCCCGGATGGTGCCCTCGACCTCCTCACGCGAGCGGGTCTCCAGGATGACGCTCTCGATACCGTGGCGATGCAGCAGGTGGGCGAGAAACAGCCCGGCGGGTCCCGCCCCGACGATCCCGACCTGAGTACGTGTGGCTGACATGGGGTCTCCTTCCCCCGGCACGTCGGCGGGGCGCGGCGAACTTCGATTCAAGGGACAGGAACGTTAGACCGTTCGACAGTCAGACGGTTGGACCCTACTCGACTGATCCGCCCCAATCTGCGCGCTCCCGGCACGGCCCGCAAGCCTCCTATCCAGCTATCCTGGAAGCCGGACCCATGCCACGCGACCGGGGAGGAGCCACGATGCTCGGCACGTTCGAGAAGGCCCGGCGCGTGCTGGACCTGTACAGCCCGGAGCAGCCCGAGTGGGGGGTGAGCGAGGTCGCCCGGCATCTGGGAATGCCCACGTCGAGCGCCCACCTCCTGCTCGCCTCGCTGGCGCACCTGGGGCTGCTCCACCGCACGCTCGCCGGACGCTACCGGCTGGGGTTCAAGCTGCTCGCCCTGAGTCAGGTCCTGCTGGCGAACACGCCGTGGCGGGACGTGGCGCAGGCGCAGATGCGGCCCCTCACGGAGCGGTTCGGAGAGACGGTGCAGCTCGGCGTTCTCGACGGCGGGCAGTTCGTCACGGTCGCCTCGCTGGGTGGGAGGCGGGCGGACAGCCTCCCGCCGCCGGGGGTGGGAGCGGCCCTGCCCGCGCCCGCGAGTCCGGGGGGACGGGTGCTGCTGGCCTTCCGCCCCCCGGACGTGGTGGAGGCGGCGTTGCGGCAGCACGCGGACACTTCGACGGAGCCGGAGGTCCTCATGGCGGAACTCGCCCGCATCCGCTCGCAGGGCTACGCGCTGGAGGTGGGCGAGCACCACGCGGACCCGTGCTGGGTGGCCGCGCCGATTCGCAACCACAACGGGGAGGCCATCGCGGCGCTGGGCGTCGGCCTGCCCGTGGAGCGGTGCGCCGTGCGGGCGCGGGAGGTCAGGGAAGCGGTCACCTCGGCGGGGGAGCGGGCCTCGGCCCTGATCGGGTTCACTCCCCTGCTCACCGGCGAGGGGCGGTGGGTGTGGACCTCGGAGGCGGGCCGGGAGGAGCTGCGGTCCCTGCCCAGACGACGTGGCCGTTCGCGCCCCGACTCCACGGACGACCCGGCCTGAGCGTCCGCCCGTAGAGCAGTTGACACCAACATGGTCATGCTGAGCGTCAGCGAGGCATCTCGAAACGAAATGAACGAGGCCCTTCGCTTCGCTCAGGGTGACAACCGTTCTTCTGTCAACTGCTCTAAACGCCTGATGTGCCCTACAAAACCAGCGTCCCACCTGTGCTTTCTCCTCCCTCTCTCCTCGTGGGAGACCCGGAGAGCCGCGAAGCAGAGGGCCGGGGAGAGGGGTGACGAACAGCACTCGTCCTCTCGCCGGACGACGAACAAGCCTTCACTGCCCACTCCGCAGTTCACAGCAGGCGTCGTATGGGACGGGACCGCCCCTCTCCCCTCCCGCCCACACGCTCAGGACAGCGCCGCCGGGCCGTAGCCGATGCGGAGGGAAATGCGCTCGGTGACGCGAATGACCGCCGTGCGGTACGCGGCCTTGCGCTCGTGGAAGCGCCCGGCGGGGGCACCGAGGCTCAGGGAGGCCACCACCTCGCCGAGGTGATTGCGGATGGGGGCACCGACCGAGCACACGCCCCCCCGGAACTCCCCGATGTCGTAGGCGAAGCCCTGCGCCCGGACGCGCTCCAGCTCGGAGTCCAGCTCGTCGGGCGTGACGATGGTGTTCTCCGTGAAGCGGGCCATGCCCTGGTTGTGCAGGACCTGCCCCACCCGCTCGCCCGGCAGGGAGGCGAGCAGCACCTTGCCGTTCGAGCTGCAATGGGGCGGGATGAAGCTGCCCTCGACCTCCGAGGCGCGCAGGCAGCCGGGCCGGGTGCCCTCCAGCCGGGTGACGCAGACGAGGTGGCCACTGTCGAGCGCGGCGAGCTGCACGGTCTCGCCGCACTCCGCGACGAGGGCCGTCATCTCCCGCTCGGCGGCCTCGCGCCAGGGGGTCGTCCTGAGCAGGATGCGCCCCAGCGCGAGGGCCTTGAAGCCCAGGCGGTAGCGGCCCGCCGCCGTGCGCCGCAGCAGCCCGATCCCGGCGAGCGAGGCGAGCAGGTGGTGGGCGCTGGCCTTCGGAATCCCCAGCGCGGCGGCCACCCCCGTCGCGCCCCACTCCGGCTGATCGTCCGAGTACAGATCGAGCACCTGCCCGGCCTTCTCCAGCGTTCCCAGCATGGGGACCTCCTGCCTCTGCGGCGCGCGCCGTGGATTCGAGTTCGGTCCCAGTATATGAAACGAGGGGATTGTCAGGGGCCGGGCCGTGGCGCACAGTGGGGCCACACAACGAGTCGAACACAGGCCGTGCCCGGCGGGGGTTTCCCCGTCCGCGCACCAGCAGGCGGGACTGCCGGAACCAGGCGACTGACTTCCGACGCGGGGTTCTGCCACTTCTCCCCCGCTCGCCCACCGTGGCCGAGCAGAAAGGCAGGACCACCATGAGCGGAACCTCTGCCCCCCTCCCCCTTCCCCAGCGGCCCGCCACCCCCTTTGGCCGCCTCCTGAGCGGCATGGTGATCGGCCAGTTCGGGTACACGCTGGCGACGGTCATTCCGCTCGCGCTGCTGCTCACCTTCAAGTTCCTGGCGCTCGACCCGCAGCGGGTCACGGCGAACTTCAGCGCGGCGGTGGGCATCGGCTCGCTCGTCAGCCTCGTGAGCTACTTCGTCGGGGGGGCGATCAGCGACCGGACCGGCCTCGCCGTCGGTCGCCGCCGCCCGTGGATTCTGCTCGGCACGCTCGTCGGGGCCGCCGCGCTCGTCGCCCTGGGCGGGGCCACCACCGTCCCCGCCGTCATCCTCCTGTGGTGCGTGGCTCAGGTCGGGTACACCTTCGCCAGCGCCGCGTACTCCGCGCTCATCCCGGATCAGGTGCCGGAGTCCCGGCGCGGCACGGCCTCCGGATTGATCGGCATGTTCAACCCGCTGGCGATCATGCTCGGCTTCACGCTGATGACGGCGGTCAACAGCCTCTCGCTGGGAAGCAAGTTCAACATCCTCGCGCTCGTCTCGGTGGTCGGGGCGCTCGTCACCTGTCTGCTCGTCCGCGAACGTCAGCACCACTACGTCGCCCCCACGGCGCAGCGGTTGAGCTTCCCCGAGCGGCTCGCGCGCATCTACCCCGACCCCCGCCGTTACCCCGCCTTCTCGTGGGCGTTCGCCGTGCGCCTCCTCGCCGGGCTGGCCTTCGCCACGCAGACCTTCGGTGCCCTGTACCTGATCCAGCGCTTCGGCGTGCCCCAGGAGCGGGTCGCGGGCATGATGGCGCTCGTCACCCTGACCTCGACGGTGGGCCTCGCCGTGGCCTCGGTGCTGGGCGGAATGCTCTCGGACCGGACGCGCAAGCAGAAGCCCTTCGTGGCCGTCTCGGCGGTCATCCTCGCGCTCGGATTGCTGATTCAGGCGCTCGCCCCCGGCTTCCCGGTGTTCATGATCGGCGGCGCGATTCTGGGGGTCGGCTTCGGGGCCTTCCTCGCGGTGGACATCGCGCTGATCGCCCGCATCCTGCCGAACAGGGCGGACGCCGCGAAGGACTTCGGCATCATGAATATCGCCGGGGCGCTCCCCAACTCCATCGCGCCCGCCCTCGCCCCGGCGCTGATCGGCCTGGGAGGCTTCCCCCTCTTCTTCGGCGTGTTCGCCCTGTTCGGTCTTCTGAGCGCCGTGGCCGTCGCCCCCATCCCGGAGATGAGTCCGCTGCCCCAGTCTGCCGAGGGTCCCGCCCCGGTGCGACCTGACCTCGCCGTGTAGGTCCCGCTTCTCGCCGCACCCGTCAGGCTTCCCAGGCCTCGCGGGCGCGGCGGGAACGGTTCTTGACCGGGCCTGTCCTCCCCTGCCCCTGGCTGCCTCCCCGACAAGGAGTTCCCATGACGTTCCGTGCCTCAGCCCACCGCCAGCCCACCCCCGGAGGCGTGCCCGTGACGCCCACTCCCGCCGAGCCGCGTTGCGAATTCATGCGCGACCCCGTGGGCCTGGGCGAGCGTCAGCCCCGGCTGAGCTGGGTCTTGCAGAGCGACCGGCGGGGCGTGCGGCAGACCGCGTATGAAGTGCTCGTCGCCGGGGAGGAGGCCGATCTCACCCCCGACCGCGCGCTGTGGGGCACGGGCCGCGTCTCCTCCGAGGGGTCCGCGCACGTCCGGTATGACGGCCCACCCCTGGAATCGAGGCGGCGGTACTGCTGGAAGGTGCGGGTCTGGGACGAGGCGGGGACCGTGAGCGGCTGGAGCGAACCCGGCCTCTGGGAGATGGGCCTCCTGAACCCGGACGACTGGCAGGCCCGCTGGGTGGAACCCCGGCAGGAACCCGTCACCCCGGAGCCGCCCATCAACTTCTTCGCGGCGATGGGGATGGGGCCGCGCACGCCGGAGGAGACGCGGACGCTTCCGGGGAAGTTGCACCCCTGCCCGCGCCTGCGCCGGACCTTCGAGATTCCTGGTCCTGTCCGCAAAGCCCGGCT
The sequence above is a segment of the Deinococcus sp. YIM 134068 genome. Coding sequences within it:
- a CDS encoding MFS transporter, with product MSGTSAPLPLPQRPATPFGRLLSGMVIGQFGYTLATVIPLALLLTFKFLALDPQRVTANFSAAVGIGSLVSLVSYFVGGAISDRTGLAVGRRRPWILLGTLVGAAALVALGGATTVPAVILLWCVAQVGYTFASAAYSALIPDQVPESRRGTASGLIGMFNPLAIMLGFTLMTAVNSLSLGSKFNILALVSVVGALVTCLLVRERQHHYVAPTAQRLSFPERLARIYPDPRRYPAFSWAFAVRLLAGLAFATQTFGALYLIQRFGVPQERVAGMMALVTLTSTVGLAVASVLGGMLSDRTRKQKPFVAVSAVILALGLLIQALAPGFPVFMIGGAILGVGFGAFLAVDIALIARILPNRADAAKDFGIMNIAGALPNSIAPALAPALIGLGGFPLFFGVFALFGLLSAVAVAPIPEMSPLPQSAEGPAPVRPDLAV
- a CDS encoding IclR family transcriptional regulator is translated as MLGTLEKAGQVLDLYSDDQPEWGATGVAAALGIPKASAHHLLASLAGIGLLRRTAAGRYRLGFKALALGRILLRTTPWREAAEREMTALVAECGETVQLAALDSGHLVCVTRLEGTRPGCLRASEVEGSFIPPHCSSNGKVLLASLPGERVGQVLHNQGMARFTENTIVTPDELDSELERVRAQGFAYDIGEFRGGVCSVGAPIRNHLGEVVASLSLGAPAGRFHERKAAYRTAVIRVTERISLRIGYGPAALS
- a CDS encoding IclR family transcriptional regulator, producing MPRDRGGATMLGTFEKARRVLDLYSPEQPEWGVSEVARHLGMPTSSAHLLLASLAHLGLLHRTLAGRYRLGFKLLALSQVLLANTPWRDVAQAQMRPLTERFGETVQLGVLDGGQFVTVASLGGRRADSLPPPGVGAALPAPASPGGRVLLAFRPPDVVEAALRQHADTSTEPEVLMAELARIRSQGYALEVGEHHADPCWVAAPIRNHNGEAIAALGVGLPVERCAVRAREVREAVTSAGERASALIGFTPLLTGEGRWVWTSEAGREELRSLPRRRGRSRPDSTDDPA